The sequence GGGCATACTGCCCCAGCCGCTCGGGCTGCTGACTGATACCTGGCTGTTGCAGCACCCCCGCCGCAATGCGGAGCGTCGACACGGGCGTTTGTAGTTCGTGGGTAACGTTGTTGATAAACTCGCGCTGAATATCGGCCAGTTGGCGTTGGCGCAGCACGACCCAGAGCGTATAGCCAAACAGTACGACCACCAGCGCTACGGCCACCGACGACGCCAGCCAGCCGTTGAGTTGCCCCGTCACGAAACCCGCCTGCCCCGGAAACCGAATCTCGAAATAATGCGTGTAACCGGGGAAACGCGGCGGTTGCTGTCGGCCGGGTAGGGCATTGTTGACGGTCGTTTGAGTCACCGACGACACGTAGGCCCCGTAGACCATCCGTTCGGTTTCGCAATTGTAGATGCCGTATTCGAAATCGGTCAGGAGCCGGTGCCGACGGAGCGCCGTTTGCAGGTAATGTTCCAGCAGCACCGGGTTGATGGGCGCGTCGGTACGAACCACGAAATAATCGGCGGATAGCTGCACGACGGCCGCCTGCGTTTGCCGGATGCGGTTGAGTTTGGCCACCTGATCGGCCACTTCCTGCAACGCCACGAAAGCCGTTTGGCGAAACTGCCGCTCGCCCAGCGCGTAGGCCCGCCGCAGCCATACGGCCTGCACCGTCAGAATGCCGACGATGGCAATCACCGACAAGACGACCAAACTTCGAATCAACGCACGGGACATAGCAGCCGGGTTAGTCAGATACGGCGGTAAACTTACGGGCTTTGGTGGCTGGTTGGTCCGCGTTAACAAGTCATTAACAACTGATAACGACTCATTAACACCCCCGCCCGTTGACTCACGCTACGTTTGTGCCGTTACCCACCGGCCGACGAACGGCCACCGGGGGAATCAACCAAATCGCTGTTTTTTATGAAAAACACATTCGCATTTCT comes from Fibrella aestuarina BUZ 2 and encodes:
- a CDS encoding sensor histidine kinase, with protein sequence MSRALIRSLVVLSVIAIVGILTVQAVWLRRAYALGERQFRQTAFVALQEVADQVAKLNRIRQTQAAVVQLSADYFVVRTDAPINPVLLEHYLQTALRRHRLLTDFEYGIYNCETERMVYGAYVSSVTQTTVNNALPGRQQPPRFPGYTHYFEIRFPGQAGFVTGQLNGWLASSVAVALVVVLFGYTLWVVLRQRQLADIQREFINNVTHELQTPVSTLRIAAGVLQQPGISQQPERLGQYARVVAEESGRLQRQVQAVLNLARRQHTGFATDRVVLDLNQLLTDVAQAHTVPIRLDLQAAPAWLLADAYALETLLNNLIDNARTYCTDQPDILLSSRTVGQRLIWSVADKGVGIAKAHQRAVFRQFYRVPTGNVPTGKGFGLGLYYVSRVARAHGWQLRLDSTPGLGSTFTFTAPLASFVPQPAVAEPVC